A window of Mobula hypostoma chromosome 7, sMobHyp1.1, whole genome shotgun sequence genomic DNA:
GACCATCTCATTTTGCCTACCACTACAATCAATCTGCCATTTATCTCTTGCCTTGCATATTACAAACATTCCACTTTACTCTATCCACTCCCACCTACCAACTCCTTTCTATAGTTCTGTAATTGGTTAAAATCAATAAAACATCTAATGTTTTGAAATTCTACTGAAAGGCTGTTGATCTGAAAATCTGGAGGGTTTCTCTGTTCAATGGTTCTGGTTAGCCTGCTGTGAATTTTTTGAgtttcctgcttttatttcaagTTTCTTGTGTTGAcagtatttttcttttgtttcactttgctgttttgtttggttcaCCTATGCACCCAGAAATATGGTTTACATTGTGTGTCCCTGGATACCAAAATGAATATAAAATGGCTTGACTTTTCCTATATTTTGTCAATTTCTGTTGGGGCTAGTTCTAATTTCTGCTAATATGTAACAACATCTACTTGGCAATAGTTTCCTttcagaatctttttctgttgaaatCAAAGAACTTCTGAACTTTCTTTTATTGATTATCAGGCATTTATTGGGGTAGTAAGAATTATTTTGAATGAAAGTCTCAGAGGACTGGTACTTCTTGAATTCATGTTTTTTTGTTGTGCATGGTATCGCAAAGAACGAattccaaataaaaataatgtacatattctgaaatatattttcaattttgactttaaaaaagttatctttttttctttattaaatTGCTAACGCGCTGAGACTATAATAACTAACTCTGTCCTGTCGCTAAATATAATGCTGAGGGTGACGTTTCCCATCCATTTGTTATTCACCATGGACCGCACGCTTTAATATTACAGTATTTTAACATTAAAAATAACGTGCAAGTTCACAACGCCCCCGGCTACAAGCTAACAGACATATCAGCAAAAAACCACAAACAGAGAAACAAACATTGCTcatatcccgtatattgggcacGGTACCATAGTGTCAGACACTCGGTCAGCCTATAAAACTCAGCCAGGATAGAAAGATTCAGTTCATTCCAAGATTGGAaagatgaagtgcttcaagataCCCGTTCTTTTTGTGCTGGTGAATCTTGGGCGCAGTTTAGCTGCACCACTCAACTCTGAAACCGAACAATTTAGCGAAGACGACTGGAATCAATGCCGGGTATATTCAGAGATGTATCCAAAACTAGTATTTATGTACAACGTATAAAACGGGTCATTAAATAACAAATTAAAACCATGAAACAACTAATGTAACTCCCTCTGTGTTGAACTTACAAGTAACAACGTTTATACGTTAGAAATTTTACCTAACGTAGATTTTGTTTCCTTCTGTGAACTAGACGTACCTGAAACAGTTTTACAACATGACCGAAACAACATGGAGAAAATCCGACACTGAGATGACGGAGAAGATAAGGGAAATGCAAGAATTCTTTGGTCTGCAAGTGACTGGGAACTTGAACCACGAAACCCTGGAAGTGATGAAGAAGGGCCGCTGTGGGGTCCCAGACGTGGAGCAGTTCACTCTATTTCCCGGACAACCTCGGTGGTCGCGCAATAGAATTACCTACAGGTGCACGTGCTTACAGGGGTGGTGGGAATATTGATCTTTCTAAAAAGAGTAATCCAACAGAAATTAGCTCATCTGCCCTCTTTCTATTTGCCTTACAGAATTTTGAACTATACACCAGAACTGAAGAGACAAGAGATAGAGAAAGCCATTGCCCTGGCCCTTAAAGTCTGGAGCGATGTTACACCGCTGACGTTTGTTCAGCAGACCGCTGGAGAAGCTGATATAATGATATTGTTTGCGCGAGGCAGTGAGTTCAATAATTCATCAATTTCAGGAGTATTTTGTCATGGTGGATATGTTACTATGTGTATAACATTTACTGTTCCTGTGCTCTTTATTCCAAGATCACCAGGACTTTAATCCTTTCGATGGACAGGGTGGGATTTTGGCTCACGCGTTTGCTCCTGGATCGGACTTGGGTGGCGATACTCACTTTGATGAGGACGAAAGGTGGACATTGTccagagatggtaagagattgcAAACGCTAAAAATGCAACTAACTTTTGAAACATTATATGCTAAATAGAAATCATTCATTAAATAGAAATCTATAAAAGAATGAAGGTCATGGCATAAGAGATCCTATAATATCAATTCACGTTTAAACCGTTTGTATTACGTATTTATCTTCGCAGGAATCAATCTATTCCTTGTTGCGGCTCATGAATTTGGACATGCGCTGGGCCTGGGTCACTCAACCGATAGATCTGCTCTGATGTTCCCCACCTATTCGTATGTCAATACCAAAGGCTTTCGCCTCCCGGCTGACGATGTTAAAGGAATCCAAGCATTATATGGTATTTTGAACATATAAATAATTTACTGTTCGTGCTCATAGGAAGATCTCCGTGCTTCACTTTCAGGCAGCACATCAGGGAATGTACAATTACATATACAGATAGAGAGCAATTTTTAAAACTAGATGACTTCAAGGAATAGAGGCGTTTTTATTATCAGCAGTGAAATAGGAAGTGAAATGGGCATTGAAACAGGACATAAGTGCTTTAACCACAGAAAACTATATAAAATTAGCGTTCTCCTTTTCTCACACTCTATATTGTCTAACCATTTGATAATTTGGCATAGTCTTGGTCCATTTGTAGGTAAAATCTTACATTTGCATATATGTGCAGATAAAATGTTAACTTTGCCTACCATCAGATTATTAAGATGTCATTACACTTCTTCAGATACAAAAATCCAGACGTTGCTCAGCAGCCTGGAGGAAGCACTTTTCACATCAACTCATTCTTCAAAGGTTATGTTGCTCCCTCGCCTAGCATCTACAATTCAATTTGAGTAATGTTTCTTTCTAAATGAGCCAGTGTACGCCATGATATAACTTGCACAAGTAAAAGGTGTGTGTAGAATCTTACACAGCCCAGCCCATTCATTGAATTTTACTCCATTTGGAATCCATTCAGTCACTTGTGGCATGCTGGCATTTTCAAAGCCGCACAAAGCCCCATcctccagctcttttcccacatcCTTTAAAATTTGCACTAATATTTCCgtgttcaagatttaagatttaaGACTGTTTAATGTAATGTCTtgcacacaagtgtaaggagaacaaagtaattgctacttcagatccaatgcagcacaaaaaaacacaaaagatgagGGATACAACAatattaataaaaacacaataaatataaatacatacgagagcttatatacatagattgcgTCTATGTCCATGAAGTGATATTATGTGACTGATcataaataataaagtagtggtggagttagtggatgGAGCTGTTGATCACTTTTACTACTTGGGGAagataactgtttttgagtctggtgacaATCAACTGAAGAGTCTACCAATTATCCTGTTGCTTTAACCATCAAGATGACTTTGTTCAATTTGAAATCTATACTCCTCATTTATCTGTCACTTAAACATTCATAATACTTCTGCATTATAGGACCTCGTGTAGATTCAAGACCAGCAAAACCAACTGAACCCTGGGATAGATGTAATCACCAAATGTCATTTGATGCCATTACCAGACTACGTGGTGAGCTTTGGTTCTTCAAGAATGGGTAGGAACTgcgttttttttttcagttttatgcTACTATTCTACCACATAGATTTTCAAATATTCACTTCAATATTTAGGCCATTAGTAATCCTGTCAGCATAGTAGATTAATATATATTGATATATTTCTGAATGCTAGGGGAAAAGATGCTGTGGTGTTTTATATTGCATTCCTAACCTCGGCTGAGAACAGAAATGCGGTATTACCTCAGTGTCAAATTAACCTTGGCAATCAAACAGGAATCACTTTTATGAGAAATTGAAGGATAATGGACACCTATTAGTCTTGAAGTCTAGACGTAGTGACAAGCTCTCAGCAGATTGCTGTAATGAGATTTGAGGAAAGCAGATTGTACTTATGAAATCTAATCAAGCAATTTTATTGCAAACTTTGAGTTTGATTTTCAAGAAAGCAATGGTAAAACAAATGTTAAGAAAAACAATATTGATCTGCATTACACAAAGCCTaatatgtatttcagatatttttATCAATCTGGTACCATTAAAATCTATTTAAAGATTAATAAATACGTTGCTGCAAAAGGGACCTTGCAGTGCCTCTACAGACACTACATCTGCCCATAAATCAATTCTGACTTCAGGTACTGTCACTGTGGAATTTGTGTGTTCTccttgtgacagtgtgggtttcaactaggtgttccagtttcttctcaAAAGTGTGCAGGCACTTTTTAATTATCATTAATTTACTATACAATGCGCTAagtaggtgacaggtggaaaaatCAAGGACGTTAATGGATTTACATAAGCAAATACATTTGGGTGAAAAAATGGAGCAATGGGACTAATACAATTGCTCATAGATTTGGCATTGTCTCGGGAGGGGGAGGGCCAGCAGCTTCCTTCTATGCTGTAAGGAAAGGTATGAATAAAATATATTGCAACCTTTTTATTCAAAACTTgaatgaaattgttttatttcctTGGCTTATAAAAATATGGCAGATACCATTAATTTTATTTCTGGAATAAGAATAATGCAGAAATGATTTAAATGACCTTCTCTTGTTTAGAACCATTTGGCGAAAACACCCTTGGCGCTCAAACGTGACTTCGATTCCAATCAAGAGTATTTTTCCCAACATTCAAGCTGTTGATGCTGCATTTGAATACAAGGATAGAGATATGGCTATTTTCTTTGAAGGTTCTTGAGTTTTTAATGATCTTATTCACTGTAAAGGGAGAGACATATAAAAGCACTGCTTGGCAGCTAATCAGAACTGTGGATTAAAGCTTTTCTGCCACTTTGTATATTGAACTGCTCAATGGTTTAAACAGTGTTtggggttcctgtgctgttgtacCAGGGAAGGGGATGAGTTTGGAGAAATCCATGCAGAGTCCACCAAAGATATATTAGAAAATAATAATTTAAGACATTGAAGAACAGTTAGGCCATTTGTTCATGTACCGTTCTACTATTTATTAAAACCGTGGCTAATCTTCAATAACAATGCCATTTTCCTCCACTAAACTGATATCCCTTTAAATTAGAAAAACATACTATAAGGTATTTCTTTGACCTTTACAAATTATGGACAatactttaaaatttaccatttaAACCAATGAAATGAAGTTTGCTTTCCCAGAGCAGTCTGATAATTAAGTGTAGTAGAGGATGAAAAACTGCAAaatctatttattaatttttgagAATTCTATGGTTAAATTCCATTTCTTCATTAAATCACTGTTAAAATTCCATAGGGTCAAAGTACTGGCTAATTAGGGGACTCGAGACTTTGAAAAGATATCCTCGGAGCATCAGATTTATTGGGCTTCCAAGATCGGTTACACGTGTAGATGCTGCTGTACACATCATGGAGAGAAAACAAGCATTATTCTTCGTGGGGCAAAAATACTGGAGGTATGTACTAGTATTATTTTGCAGTGTGTCCCCTTAACAATAATTAAAAATTCTTTCAAAATCACATGACTCTTGAAATACATTGGAAGGATGTATCTCACTTTTCAAAATAATGCTGACACTTGTTCTAAACTATACAATATATTTGTTAATAAAGTACCAATGTACAAGATATTGGTATATGCTTACAAGATTCTTTGACTTCAATGTCCACTTGAAAAACTTACATTTATTCTGTGTTCAGTTATAACCTGAGGAGAAATCAAATGGAAAGAGGCTATCCAAGAAGAATAATGGATGACTTTCCTGGTATAGGGAATAAAGTAGATTCAGCTTTTCAAAACTCTGGTGAGTAATAAGAATAATGGaattatgaaatattgaaagcCTACAAAACATGTACTCTATTTATGATTATATTTGACTAATTAAATGTTACAATAACTCAGTTTTTCTCATCGTATTTTGTCTAGGCTACCTCTACTTATCAAATGGACCAATACAGTATGAATATGACTACATGAACAAAAAAGTCATCCGTGTCTTGAAAACATCCAGCTGGCTAAATTGTGATTAATTAATAAATATAGTGGAacctggttaattggggcagccgcttatttgcaACAACTCTTTAaagaataaaaactgaaaattgctgggatttcctttgtttatttgggacactataccaCTTAACTGAGACAGGAGACGCTTGCCTAACAGGTTCTAACTAGAGTTAGTCGCGTGCTTACAGTGAACAGTTTTTGAATAGCGTCAGTTGCGcatgtttgtgtttaaaaagcagagatttttggcactgatagttggcaagcaAAATAccataagacaattcagaaccgttttgctgaCTGCagattcaagcattcaggcttggagatgccagaaatggctgagagtggaaatgaaactatttcactacttcaacaagataGGAACTACgaataatttgaaggtatcaataatcatctggaatgttacaatgaaggatgcaatcatcaatagcattgtatgaaggctctAGGTATTTGCGCTGATTTTATTGATTCTGTACACTTGATGAATCCCTTTGTCAATTGCTATTAGGaaataatacagttttatagtactgtagtatatACGGTGgtcttctaatttgttctgtatttcatttaatacaTAAGGCATTACTTAGTCTGTCTTTTTAATatcattttaactatttccatgagacttcagctaattggggccgCCATTTAACTGGGTCAAATGTACTGATCttgatgtgccccaattaaccgaaatccactgtatttgccTTAAGAACTACCAGGCATATAGCTTTCAAAGTACTATATTATTTGAGACCAGGAGTTCTTTTCTGACAAATTTCAAAATTGATTGTTTCATTTTGGAAAAGAGCGCAAGTTTTAATAATTCAGATTCTATATACGTGAATGGATTATACTTTCAAACTCTTATCTAAAAATGGCTTAATATCCAATCAGTTATGTTGTGAAATCAAGAAAGCATAATTTTAAATGATATTAAAATATGGATTGAACCTGCTTAGAGTTATGTCACTGCAGTGTTATTATACCTGATTTGTTTTTATTAA
This region includes:
- the LOC134349456 gene encoding collagenase 3-like, whose protein sequence is MKCFKIPVLFVLVNLGRSLAAPLNSETEQFSEDDWNQCRTYLKQFYNMTETTWRKSDTEMTEKIREMQEFFGLQVTGNLNHETLEVMKKGRCGVPDVEQFTLFPGQPRWSRNRITYRILNYTPELKRQEIEKAIALALKVWSDVTPLTFVQQTAGEADIMILFARGNHQDFNPFDGQGGILAHAFAPGSDLGGDTHFDEDERWTLSRDGINLFLVAAHEFGHALGLGHSTDRSALMFPTYSYVNTKGFRLPADDVKGIQALYGPRVDSRPAKPTEPWDRCNHQMSFDAITRLRGELWFFKNGTIWRKHPWRSNVTSIPIKSIFPNIQAVDAAFEYKDRDMAIFFEGSKYWLIRGLETLKRYPRSIRFIGLPRSVTRVDAAVHIMERKQALFFVGQKYWSYNLRRNQMERGYPRRIMDDFPGIGNKVDSAFQNSGYLYLSNGPIQYEYDYMNKKVIRVLKTSSWLNCD